Part of the Falco naumanni isolate bFalNau1 chromosome 3, bFalNau1.pat, whole genome shotgun sequence genome is shown below.
GCTTTTCAACACCTCTCTTGTAGTGGAGGCTCAAAACAGGACATGgtatttctcatttctcatgGGCCAAGTGGGTGCTGAGAGAGGGAAATAACTGCCTTCACTTGGTATCTATGGTCTTGATAGTACTCAGCCCCCATGTGTAGGAGAGCTTAGGGTTAAAGCTATCCTGCTCCTGTctgtttcccttcctcctttaaCCATTTCAGTGCACAGGATTTATAAAAAACCCAGATGAAACCATAAAATAGACCAGTGTTTTCACACATGGTTTGCAAACTCCATAAATAAATGTACAGGACTGTTCCTCTAGATTCAGCTGTCAAAGGTATTGGACCTCTAACTTCAGGTAACGACATTAAGGACAACAGGGATGGTGACACACTCAGAACTTCTGGACTCGTTTGCTGTCAATGAGGAATCTCCAATACTTGACTAACTTTGGAAAATACTAACCCAGTTGCCTAGCTACTGTCTGTGTTCAAGTATAATTTTAGTAAATTGACACgtccttttcctttcaatacTTGCCATAACGACTTGAAACATTTACCTAATCAGGCATAGCAGTGTTCAGCTTGCAATCAAGCCACAATTTCTGATACAGTGCTTCCACCCATACCACATCGCTTACATCACTGGGCCAGTTATGCATCTGCTATATGCTCATAAAGCAGCTAGGACTGACCCAAGAAATTATTGCAGTGGTGTGCATTTGGCATTAGGCATCCCAAAAATCATTGGTATTCTCTCCTAATTAAGGCAGTGGTTTGGGGATGAGCAAATCCTTCATCCTAAACCAAGATGCTCGCGCTGACTTCTACTGTAGGCTGAGCTTGGGCACCtcatctcctcctttctctctccaggGAGGTATAAGGGTGAGCTATCACTTGCATAACTTCCCAAAGATAAAATCCTCCATAAGCCATTTGCAGTTGTAAGGGTAAACCCTTACAGTTTACCACTGCTGTGAGAAGTGCTGCTGGATCTTGAGCTCAGGCAGAACATGGAGACAGGAATGGTGTACTGGGACAAAATGCTCTGAGCTTCCTTCCAAACAGGGAGCTTTGGTGTGATGCGTGGAATGCCTCAAAAATCCTCTGCTGGCAAACACACAGCAAGAGGGGAGAGACAGATAAAGACACAGATACTTAATTTGTGGTTGTTTCTTTCAATCTCCTTTCTGATGCACTTAACACAAGTGTTCCAGGTTCTCTCCCAAttgctctgtttctcttttaaaagtcagatttacagcctcttgtttttcttcagtgatgtTCCCTCTGTCACCATCTTATCACTGCTTCTCTCCCTCAACaattttggtggttttcttcTACCGTAAGTTTTTGTGATGCACTGCtggaaatacaaatacaaaacagaaaaagaccccttaagtttttcaaaactgatgagtattttcttctttatttttctctctgggaCTTTTTGTTGTGAAATGTATGTGTCTTTAGTTTCTATTTCgtcttttctccccccttttcttgaaatgtatgcattaaaatttaaaaccacCCTCTATTCACTGTCATGTTGTAAGAGGAGGGCAGGTATTGTCCTGTTCACCTGATTCTCAGGTGCATGTGAATACATAGGAATGAAAATGGAACTTAAGCAGATAAGGTGTTATTCAAAGATAATCATTACAACATACCTGTGTGGATCTTAAAAAGATAATCCAACTATACCATGTGTATACAGAGTTTACTGATTTCTGaaagaactattaaaataagaagagcagctgtttttctttataaatataagGTCTGAGTACATATTCCATTGAGTCTAAATTTCATTGATGGCTGCTAACATCTCAGTTGTAATAAAAGGAATGAAACCCCAAGGAGCACAAAATCACACAATTAGAGTCCTTTGTCTACAATATTTGACATGTGCACATTTTAGACATCATAAGTTATGCCTTGTTCTTAGTGTGGCTCATTATCATCCAATTAATCCCTTCAACAAATTGCTCCAGACTGAAAATATTATTCTCACATAAAGATGCATGTCTTGACAGctgtgcaaagcatttgctCAAATGTAGTATGAGACAATGCTtccaatgtaaaaataataaaatccaaactaaTAAGCATCTTGCACGCTGTCTTTATGCATCGTTAAAGCATTAAAGAGAATGCATCTGTACATGAAATACTTGGAATCGTATTTTACTTACAGAAATATAGCACCATTTTAGTGTTGAATACTGTTTTGTAGTGCTCATGACAACTGAATGCTAAAGCTAAAGTGCAGGGGTTATTTAGTAGTGCCAGAATCCTTCTTATCAGTATCCAGTATGCTGACCCTACATAGCTAATAGCTCTTTTAAACACACGTGGCAAATGTGAGTATATGAGTGAAATTCTAGGCATCCTCTTTAGTCTGAAATAGTATTAAATGACTGTTGGAGCTTGTAGCATTTATTAACATGCAAAGCACAAGAATTAATTTATAGAAATGTTATCAACCaagtttaatgtttttttcttgtgaaaaaaaaaccctatacaGTACTCAGTATGTTAAagatattaaaaggaaatattttctgttacattttaagTTGTTGCCTTTTATATAACTGATGTCCAAGGGCaggtattcttttttttccccttccactgTTATAAAATGAcagtttctttacatttctaGTGCACTAGTTAGTAGGAATCACAGTATCATTTTGATACCTATTGTCTGTTTTTCCTTGCTGATAATACTATAAAATAGGAAAACAGGCAGGTTCAGACCCTTAGACTATTCAAATGAACACAGCCATATTAAAATTAACTGATAGATGATCTCtctgctttaaatttttttcctagagctGAGTGGCCACTATTCAAATAAGTGGCAGAAGtacttttgcttgttttggtaACTGCTTTCTTAGACAGCAAGTCTTTTAATGGTTATACTCAGATAAGAGGCTCAGGATGGGAAAAGCAGGAGAACGAATGCAGTCTACAAAAAATTAGTTATTCTTGGTTACAAACTTTATTTGTAACTTGCATTCAACACCGCTGGGCACAGAGCTTTGCAGAAAGTCTAGAAAACATGAATCCCTTAAAAGGGTAGTGAATTTACCATGCCATGACTCTTCCTTCTGCTACTCCTCTGCACCTCTGGTTTATATCTGTGCCAGAGAAATGCAGACCTCTTAAAGTCCTTCTAGTCCCTTTGCCCCATGATCCCAGATCTGTCTCAGCAAATCACAGTATTCAGTGACCTTGTTGACAGGCAAGAGATAAACGAATTTTCCCATGTAAGCCAACTGAtttcttaaatctgtttttcttaggTTTTGTGACAACTGTTTTTTCAGAACAATTAAGTTAAAAATTCCTTATTACTTGCCTTGAGCCAACACCAATCCAAtacaaagattaaaagaaaataaagatgataCAAAACCCTCACCTTTGAAACAGGATTTGCATTTTCATGGAGATTAAAAACCCCTAAATCAAATAGAATTTGCCACATGTATGTAGGAATCCCAAGTCGTTATAAATCCTAAATCATTTAGGCACTCCTGTAAAAACCCACACAGGATTTTAGCATTACTTCAGTGGAGGtaattttttctccagtgaCAGGTAGCAAAAAAAATAGTTAGAAAGAGAGATCACTGCCTTAAGTAACAAGATTTATCTCACAGAAAAGGTGTTTGGTCCCTTCACAAGGTTTACTCATGAAAGGCTTTTCCAGGTGCAGATTTGTCCCACAAATGAAATGCTTTGCCTTGCCACAGGCTCACTACATtagcacagaaacacagttgTGTGGTGCAGCAGATGTAGGAGAATAAATTCTAGATGACCATAGTTACTACAATATTTAACCATGTCAAGTGCAAATCCAAAACCCATTTGGAGCTGATCGTGCCAGTAGCTAGTTACGAAACTTAAAAGCCAGCCTTTGGAGGGTGCTGAAGTTACATCACTGATGGTGACTTTTGTCCTCTACAAACTGCAGCCTTGGAGACATTTGTACAGCAGTTAAGTGTGCGGTGCTCCATTGGAGGTGGGTGCAGAGTAAAGAATCCAAGTTAGTTATGATTTGTATGATCCCTGAGTATAGACAGATAACAGAGTATGAAATCGCCATTTTTGTAGAGCCATTTTTCAGGACAGAATAGGCTAGCTGGGGAAGTAATCTGAGTTAGAGAAACAGAATTAAGAATCATTTATAGCTACTGGGGCAAATTGTTTATAGTGATTCTTTATTCCATCTCAGCGTGTGCTTAACGTTGTGGGACAGTTTGTTGTGCCTCAAGTGAGCAGAGACACATTTTAATTGAgacaaatgggaacaaaaaaTTGGAGAATATTGCTGGGTGAGTGGTGTGTAGCACAGGGTGTATTAACGTGatgcttctccctttccctcctaCCCAAAGAATTGTGCCAACAGAAATGTATTAGCAAAAGTCAGCATATCTCAGGGGCTTGTTTTTCTACCTATTGCTGTTGACTTGCTAACCACATCTGTCCTCATTTGTATATGCAATATCAGTTGATGCCTGGACCAACAGGTATGTGCATAAAATGGGGTAACAGATACGCATTAAAAGTTTCACAGTGATCTCTGATCTCTCTGCTGTTAAAATTTCTCTGGCACAGCTGCTGAGCTTGCATGTATTAATGTTGAACTGCTTTTGAAACTAGCCTGTGTGTTTTGATGGTTGCATTAACACAACTGGTCTTTAACTGATTCTCAGATTCAGTACCTGATCTCTGACTGCTGATCATGTTAAAAGTATAATTTGAATGTATCAGGCAATGAGCAACATATGATGCTTGAGCCCTATCCATGACAGCAGATACTTTAATTACATAGAACATACATTTACAGTCTTGAAATTCCTTCTGCAATTGCTGCAGATGTTATAGAAACATTGCAGGTTGGGTAAGTACtgtatggaaagaaaagggaaatgctCCATAGAGGATGTCAATCAATACTATCAAAATCCTCTGAAAGTCTCCTGTAGATATATGTCCCTGTAGCCATACAGTGACAActctatcctttttttctttaccagaaTGCAATACTTGGTAAAAAGCCATAAAAAGTGAGCTACTGGCTAAAGCAATGTGGTCTGTCCCATCTCTGATACAGACCAGTAGCAGATGCAGACAAATGAGACAAAAGATGCAGACAAATGGATAACACATTTCTTGAGTATCTTCCACACTTTCTGTACTCGCTTCAAAGTCACGTGGGCTTTTAAATATTCTCCAGCTTCTTGGCATCCCATGTCCTCAGCCATTACTTCTGGCACTGCAAACACATACTCTCAGATGCACTAGTTCCTCAGCCTCAACTCAGACCATCCACATCACCTACAAAAGCTAGCAGAATACATGGAAACATAAGGAACAAGGCTTTATAGCGGAACAGTGTGGCAGAAAGGTATCAGTCATCCCTGAAAGAGAAATCAGTCTACGAAGGTGCCAAAAACGTGTGGTTCACCTGAAGCCATTGAAGgttaagggttttttccagGCTGTCAACTAACTCGGTTTCCTGGTTTGAAATCTGTTCGACACCCTGCTGGGTTTGATCCCTGCTAGGTCCCTGTTTACTGACACTAAACCTACGATAGTTCATTCCTGGGGTCCCTTCTGGGGCCTTTTATGCTGTGGGGTTGAGCATCTGGGGCTCCACACACTATAGCCACGTAACCTTAAAAGCACAGACTGCTAAGCAGGAATCTGTCCAGTTTCAAGGACAAAATGTTGTGGGGTATGAAGGGGGCTGGAAGGAATTCTTTTTATGACATCCAGGTGTTATACTAACACGGaccttcttcctcttctagCTGGGTCCAGAATAACAGGATCTGCAGATTGTATGGAGCAGAATCTTGATGAGACCCATTATAGGATTTTGTTGATATACTGTTCATCAAGTAACCAGCAACCTGAATTTTCCCACAGACCACTGCCAGGTCACTGGCAACAAATCTGATTCTTTTCACCCCTGTTTCTTCATCTGTTAAATAGATGATACTGTAGATCATGATAATTGCCTGCCTTTGTTGAGTATTTTGTGGTCTACAGATGAAAAGGTTCTGAGCATAACTGAAGTGTGaaaaggcaaatggaaaaaattactggaaaaatTAACAGAGTGGCTTCAAACCTCTGAAAGTGTTTGAGTCTAACTTCCAGCTCTGATTCGGGTGGTGTTCTCTTTTTGTCACCACCTGTTGTTCCAGTTTATTTGAAAGCCTAGTTTTGCAAACTTTACACCATGTGCCCATGTTAATCCTTCTTTCTTAACactaaaatctgttttgaaatccAAGTTGCCTTTCTCCAGTTGCGccacattttaaatttttgaacGCTCCCTGAGCAAAGAGCAAAAACAATCGCcctaaatggagaaaaacatggATTTAAAGTCAGATTTAATCTTCAACTGTTTAACACAATAccctaagaaaaaaacaatgggTTGAAGGACTGTGGTGGGGAGTTGACAAGGGCTTTTTCTCAGAGCCCTGCAGAAGGGTTTGCTATTGTTTCTCTCACTGAGGCATTAAGAAAGTTCTGCACCCATCTCCATGTACAGATGGGCTCATGAATACTGCTACTGCATCTGTAGGGCTTTCATCAGTGCATCTCAAAGCAGTTATTTCCACCATTCTTTCATTTGTCTCTGGTTTTATACAACCTGactgaaaaaggagagtttattCAACCAGAGTTGATTCTTCATTGAGGAAACAGTGGTGGATTAgtaactctgtgtgtgtgtgtgtgtgtgtgtacgcgCACGCACATGTGTATGTGCGTGTGACAGATCTCATTAAGAAGTAATTTGTGCTCTGATGGTTTTATTCTTGCTGTGCTACAATCCTGAAAAGAGCCGAAAGGGCTCAGGGGTGATGACAGCAATAGCAACAGAGGTTTTGAAGAGAATGTCTATAAAGTAAAGAAACCCGATTTTTCCCGCTGTTTTCAAAAACAGCAATACATCGCTTTTTGTAAGCTCTGAAGGGACTCTTACAGCTCCCTGCAAAGCAGGAGGCAAGTGTAAATTACCAACACTTTCACAGGGACACGGAGGAAGTCAGAATTTTAGAAactggtgggggtttttttgtcaatCTCCCCTTTCTTTGCCAGGGTGGATCAATATCATCGCTACTCGAGATGGCTCTCtgagagcagaaagggaaagcagtgTGAAGCAGAAAATCTGTGGGGCTTTACAGATCACTGTCCTttcacctcctgctgctgtctccaCCCTCGGTATGTTGTGACTCCTCCTGGAAAGCGGTGATGCTGAAGTCTGCCTGGACTGGATCAGCTCAGTCCCATGCAGTGCTTCAGCCAGCTGGCAGCGCGGGAGGgctctgctttccttgctgccgcctcctcctcctcctctgcggGGGGGACAGCCCCATCTCCACATGCCGTGTTTCCATGAATGCCTCAAAGCGGCtatgagaaaacagctttttaaccTGTGCAAATGAGCTGGAGTCTTAGAGGGATTCGAATTTGGTAATCGAATGCTGGTAATTGAATTTGCAAAGACTGAAAGACCAGGTGCTTTCAGGGGAGTGGAGGACGGTACAGGAATGGGACTGTGACTACATGGAGAATGTGCTCTTGGGCTACGGCTCGCCCCACACTCTGCTCCACTCACCTTTTTCAGGGGACCATGGAGAACATGAGCTGAGACCAAGTGCTGGGCAGAATCAGCAGTGGGCTGGTGAAGATGGAGAATGGCACAGGGGATGAGCAGAACCAAACTGGGTTGCCACTATCAAGCCAGGAGATTGTTACAGCCGAATACCAAGTGGTTACCATCCTCTTGGTCCTCCTCATCTGTGGACTGGGCATCGTGGGCAACATCATGGTGGTTTTGGTGGTCCTCAGAACCAAACACATGAGAACTCCCACTAACTGCTATCTGGTGAGTCTGGCTGTGGCAGATCTCATGGTGCTTGTGGCTGCAGGACTACCCAATATCACAGAAAGCCTGTATAGATCCTGGGTGTATGGCTATGTGGGGTGTCTCTGCATCACTTATCTGCAATACCTAGGGATCAAtgcttcttctttttccatcaCTGCCTTCACCATTGAGAGATACATAGCCATCTGCCACCCAATCAAAGCTCAATTCCTGTGCACTTTTTCAAGAGCCAAAAAGATCATTATTTTTGTCTGGGCTTTCACCTCTATATACTGTATGCTCTGGTTTTTCTTACTAGACCTTAATACAGTAGTCTACAAAGACACGACTGTTGTGTCCTGTGGCTACAGGGTGTCCAGGAGCTATTACTCTCCTATCTACATGATGGACTTTGGTATATTTTATGTTGTGCCAATGGTATTGGCAACTGTCCTCTATGGCCTAATTGCTAGAATACTCTTCCTGAACCCCATCCCTTCGGACCCAAAAGAAAACTCTAAGACGTGGAGGAATGACGTGGCTCACCAAAGCAAGCCTGTGAATCCCAAGATGACTAACAGGAGTTTCAATAGCACTATTGCTTCTCGAAGGCAGGTAGGAACAGCAGTTTGAAATGGCTTTCTGAAACCTAAACCCCGGTCATTTTAGAGATTGCTAGTCTAAACCTGTGAAGAAGGTAAAATATATTCTCCTTTTTTGCTAAGTAGTCAAGCTGAAGTTCTGTGGTATCTGTACACACACAtctaaacatgtattttttcatgcCTATTCATTATTCTCTACTGCGAGGACtgaaaaagtagtattttagTTCCCTTATCAAAAAGCAATTAGGAAGTGTCAATAAAGAACGAAACATTTTTAACTATAGTTTCTTTATATTACAGCCTCTAGTAATCCTGCCAAATATACTAAGTGACTTTTGAGTTAATTTTGAGTTCTGAGGAGAGGGAACTGGCCTGGGAGTTTAGGACACTTGAGGTTTTGTCCTAGCTAAGGCACTGTGTTACTCTGCACACACTTTTCCTGTCTCTAACTCTCCTGTGAAAAGTCTACCTAAGCAAGTCTGTATATAAAAGTGCTTTGTAAATGCTAAGtatcttttttattctgtctctCGTAAAGCATTTTTATGTATTGATGACTCAAAACTGAGGCATAGGTTTGACTAGTTTCTTTTTATATTGTTAAATATGTATGCTGCAATGTGTAATTACACAGGTAGGATATAGTTAGTAGATTTAATTTATGGTTATTTGCAATAAACCATACTGCCTCATACTGGCAGAGCATGCAGCAGGTAGCACAGTCTGGTGCAGTGCTGAGAAATGCAGGGTGCATTGCTTCACAGCTGGCTTTTGGGAGCAGGCTCCTGTTGGGTCAGGCACCCTGATGCAAGTGTTGGGAAGCAATGCTCCGTGCGGAGCAATGCTCCGTGCTGAGCAGCTTGGCTCCAACCCCTCAGCAGCCGCTGCGTGGTACCGCGAGGGTCGCTCTGCCAAGAAGGATGCTTCTACCTCCCTGCAGTGTACAGTCCCCTCAGGAAGCAAAGCTGAGCTGtgcacattttcaaataagCTGAGTGCCCACCTGGGGTGACAGGTTGAACTTTATATTCTTCTTATTTTATGTAGACTGCTACTGTTGGATGAGAGGGACTGTTTTACATTATTACAGAGATTGCACCGACCTCAAAAGTTAACTGAGCTGCCTGTTAGAGCACTGAGTGCTCACAGAGCATTGGAACCATGCTTGGAAATGCACAACTGAGATATGTGGGCTGAGTTATATTTAATTATGTGCCTCCAGTTATAGTTAATAGTCAGATTAGAactgtttagttttgtttttctttgtctatTAATTAGTAGTAGAAGTTAATCTGCTTTTCAAGTTCTTAGTATCACCTTAGTGTACATGTTTGATTACATGTGCTTAGCATCACTTGAAAAACAGACAAATCTACATTGAATATTGCTGAATGTGGATACTGTTAtattatgaaacaaaaatgaggATTATAATATGATGTCTTTTATGTCTTGCAAAGACAACAAGACTTTTTCTAAAAGCCTAAGTAACCTGATTGTTTAAAGTAGCATTACTATGAGTAGAGGTAGCATTTATGTGCAGTACAACATAGGAAGCAAAGCAAGAACAGTGTGGCATTattagcagtatttttttaatataatatcAGCATGCAAAATATAGCTAGTGGTGTAAATTGGGAAAAAAGAAGTccgtattaaaaaaaaaaaaatctgaaatctcAACAGTTAGTAAGACACACAAGTGaaaattttctgctgtgctggtaaAGGCAGGTATAGATGACAGTGTAGTTTGGCCTCATCGTGAGTTCTGCTGTCATGTATAGACATGCTGTCATGCCTATATGCCTTCTCAGAACGGTGCTTGCAAAGCAGTGGCGGAGTTGCATAGGATGCCCAGCATGTGATCTGTAGAAAAAGTGACTGAAAATGTGGTGTACACTTCCCACTTCTGTAGCAGTTCCCATATTTATCCAAGAAAAATTCTACAATATGAAGTTGGTGCATGTTTGTTCCTCTGGTGGGTTggctccagctggcagccaaACACCTACCCAGATGTTTGCTCATTCCCCTTCcgcagcaggatggggaagaaaatgggaagaacaTGAGCAagaaagctcatgggtcaagataaggacaggaaGGTAACTTATCAGATATTGTCATGGGCAACGCAGACTTGATTTGTGGAAAAATAGCTTCCCTTACTGCCAGTTTATTGTCCCTTGTTATGGCCCCAAGTTACATTCAGTTCCTTCTGTGAGGCAACTGGCAGCACAGGGCCAGGGAGTGTTGCAGTCAGCTTGCAGAGGTTTCTCTCTGTCACTCCTTCCTTCTCAATCTTCTCCTCTGTTTCAGTctgggtcctccatgggctgcagtccctTCAGGTGGTGCCTGCTTTGCCAAGGAGCATCTCCTTGGCTGACTTGGTgttctctctgctgtttctcactcttgTTCTCTTCTCACCTCTGTCTGTTTCCAGCAGTTTTGtcatttcttaaatatgttttcacaggCACCACCAGCTtggctgatgggctcagctgtgtcctgtggtGGGTTTGTTGGAGCTGGATGGAACCATTTGTGTCCAAAACAGGCCAGCTCCAAGACTCTTCTCAGAGAGGCCAGCCTGCAACCTCCCCACTGTCAAAACCTAGACATGGAAATTCAGTATAGTTCCACTGAgtcattacaattttttttaattattattattataagtAACTAATTATGAGCTCACAATTACATAATATACTAGAATGAAACAGGAACTTAGATAAGTTTCCTCAGCCTTCATGAATGTTAAACTTAGGAATTCGATAactatttttttatgatgattaATCCAATATGGCAGTATGTGAACTGATCTCCCCACTTAGTCTGATCTGGTTTGCTTGACTAATGTGGATTTATCTGGACCCAGACTGCCAGATCAtaccattttctttattttttgtgggaCTTCCCATTATCTCATCTAAGTCTGGAAAGTCTTTCTGAAAGGtcaaaactttctttttacCTGGGTAAGAAAGCACTTTCTCCCCTACCTTGTCATACAGTGGCTGTGTTCTGGTTGAAGAGCACTATCTGAAGCTGTTTCCGAATCATGGCAGAAATAGACCGTATCATCCTGTATTTTTTACACCGGTATTATTGTTTAGCATATATGTACTGtcagttttgtgtttctgtgtctgCTTTCAAGAATTAATCTTCTATATACCATCAGTACTTTCTATTGTGAGTCATACAGTTATGCAATTTcaattgttttccttaaaaatgccAATACATTACTTAGATTTCTGGCATGAGAATGAGCCCAGAATTAGAAACTGGCAGACTAAAAATGTGAAGACCAGCTTGGAAACCATCCTGGAATCAACATCTAGGATGCTTCCTCACACCTGGAACCAATGGATAGatcaaggaaaaggaggaacaaTCCTGATATGGCATCTAGAATAGCTCAATATTCAGAGAGGAAGCAAATATGGAGTAAAATAACAACTTCCTTGCAGCTATGGAGGACACCTACCTAAGCCGAGGCCAGGCAGGGGTGGGAAGTTCAACAGTGAGATAAACAGTGGGGAGATGGCTACTGCTGAAGGAGAATAGATGGACCATGTTCAGTTTAGTTAGAACAgatattttcattctctgaTGT
Proteins encoded:
- the TRHR gene encoding thyrotropin-releasing hormone receptor isoform X1, whose protein sequence is MENGTGDEQNQTGLPLSSQEIVTAEYQVVTILLVLLICGLGIVGNIMVVLVVLRTKHMRTPTNCYLVSLAVADLMVLVAAGLPNITESLYRSWVYGYVGCLCITYLQYLGINASSFSITAFTIERYIAICHPIKAQFLCTFSRAKKIIIFVWAFTSIYCMLWFFLLDLNTVVYKDTTVVSCGYRVSRSYYSPIYMMDFGIFYVVPMVLATVLYGLIARILFLNPIPSDPKENSKTWRNDVAHQSKPVNPKMTNRSFNSTIASRRQVTKMLAIVVVLFAFLWMPYRTLVVVNSFLSSPFQENWFLLFCRICIYLNSAINPVIYNLMSQKFRAAFRKLCNCQQKGEKKPASCSVALSYNIVKESDHFSTELEDITVTNTYPSSAKLSLGDTCLSSEVTVNTF
- the TRHR gene encoding thyrotropin-releasing hormone receptor isoform X3; its protein translation is MENGTGDEQNQTGLPLSSQEIVTAEYQVVTILLVLLICGLGIVGNIMVVLVVLRTKHMRTPTNCYLVSLAVADLMVLVAAGLPNITESLYRSWVYGYVGCLCITYLQYLGINASSFSITAFTIERYIAICHPIKAQFLCTFSRAKKIIIFVWAFTSIYCMLWFFLLDLNTVVYKDTTVVSCGYRVSRSYYSPIYMMDFGIFYVVPMVLATVLYGLIARILFLNPIPSDPKENSKTWRNDVAHQSKPVNPKMTNRSFNSTIASRRQVTKMLAIVVVLFAFLWMPYRTLVVVNSFLSSPFQENWFLLFCRICIYLNSAINPVIYNLMSQKFRAAFRKLCNCQQKGEKKPASCSVALSYNIVKESDHFSTELEDITVTNTYPSSAKLSLGDTCLSSEA
- the TRHR gene encoding thyrotropin-releasing hormone receptor isoform X2, producing the protein MENGTGDEQNQTGLPLSSQEIVTAEYQVVTILLVLLICGLGIVGNIMVVLVVLRTKHMRTPTNCYLVSLAVADLMVLVAAGLPNITESLYRSWVYGYVGCLCITYLQYLGINASSFSITAFTIERYIAICHPIKAQFLCTFSRAKKIIIFVWAFTSIYCMLWFFLLDLNTVVYKDTTVVSCGYRVSRSYYSPIYMMDFGIFYVVPMVLATVLYGLIARILFLNPIPSDPKENSKTWRNDVAHQSKPVNPKMTNRSFNSTIASRRQVTKMLAIVVVLFAFLWMPYRTLVVVNSFLSSPFQENWFLLFCRICIYLNSAINPVIYNLMSQKFRAAFRKLCNCQQKGEKKPASCSVALSYNIVKESDHFSTELEDITVTNTYPSSAKLSLGDTCLSSEVTA